The genomic interval CAGCTGGCGGATGGCCAGCAACGAGTCCACCCGCTCCTGGGGCGTCTCGCCGATGCCCACCAGGATACCTGTGGTGAAGGCCACCTTCTGCCGGCCAGCGGCCTCGATGGTGGCCAGGCGCAGGCGGGGCACCTTGTCAGGGCAACGGTGGTGGGGCATGCCCGGGCGCAGGAGACGCAGGGACACGCTCTCCAACATGAGCCCCATGGAGACGTTATAGGGCCGTAAGAGGCGTACGTCCTCCTCCGTCATGGCGCCGGGGTTAGCATGGGGCAGAAGGCCAGTGCGCTGCACCACCATAGCGCACATGTCCCGAACGTACTCCAGGGTGGTGCGGTAGCCTTTTTCAGCCAGCCACCGCCTGTAGGATGGGTAGCGTAGCTCTGGCTTGTCTCCTAAGGAGAAAAGGGCCTCCTTGCAGCCCAGGAGGGCTCCTGCCCGGGCCACGGCCAGCACCTCTTCCTCCGACATGGTGTGGGCGCCCGCCTGTCCTGGCCGCCGGACGAAGGTACAGTAGGCGCAGCTGTCTCGGCAGAGGTTGGTGAGGGGTATGAACACCTTGCGGGAGTATGTGATGACCCTACCCTTATAGCGATCGCGCAGGGCCGAGGCAGCCTTCAGCAGGGCTTGCAGGTCGGGCCCTTGGGCCCACATCAACTCGTAGGCCTCTTCCCTCTCCGGGGGGTGCCCCTCCAGGGCCTTGCCCAGGATGGAGAGGATGCGTCTTGTGGGGGCCAGGCGAAGGGTGGCCATGCTGCCCGTGCCGGACTCCCCCAGCTTACGATGGGTTACTAAGGCCTGTCAACACCCTAGGGAGGTCGGAAAACAACACGTGGCGGAAGGCTAAAGGGAGTTGACACCCTATGGCGAGGGCAGTATATATGGGGTATCCAAGTCGGGGAGCCCGAAAGGAGGGGTGGAGCATGACGACGGTAAGGCAGGAGCAGGAGCTTCTGAAGAAGGCCTTTGAGGGTACGGACCCCATCTTCCGCCTCCTGGCCACCGTGCGCAGCCGTCGGGTGGGCCTGGGTTACCGCATTGAGCCTGGGGAGGAGGAGACCCACCCGGTGACGGGGCGTCGGATGCTCCAGGAACGAGGGCCTCTGGCCTTCAAATCGGAGAAGGAGCCCGTACCCCTGACGGAGGTGGAGGAGGCACTTCTGTGTTGGGCTGCCTGCGGGCCCAACGGGTTGGTGGCCTGGGACATCGCCGTTCATGGCGGCTT from Dehalococcoidia bacterium carries:
- the cofG gene encoding 7,8-didemethyl-8-hydroxy-5-deazariboflavin synthase CofG codes for the protein MATLRLAPTRRILSILGKALEGHPPEREEAYELMWAQGPDLQALLKAASALRDRYKGRVITYSRKVFIPLTNLCRDSCAYCTFVRRPGQAGAHTMSEEEVLAVARAGALLGCKEALFSLGDKPELRYPSYRRWLAEKGYRTTLEYVRDMCAMVVQRTGLLPHANPGAMTEEDVRLLRPYNVSMGLMLESVSLRLLRPGMPHHRCPDKVPRLRLATIEAAGRQKVAFTTGILVGIGETPQERVDSLLAIRQLHERYGHVQEVIVQNFRAKPDIPMWDHPEPSLEDMLRTLAVARLLLQDMNIQAPPNLAPRQYRLYLHAGINDWGGISPLTQDFINPEAPWPKLQEVREVCRQEGFELRERLPIYPEYVHRREFVPEGLWGRVQSLVDETGLVRRDAEGPY